One Oryza brachyantha chromosome 3, ObraRS2, whole genome shotgun sequence DNA segment encodes these proteins:
- the LOC102711410 gene encoding uncharacterized protein LOC102711410 codes for MPRARALSCLMSPLHGKRPAGDARRSSAACICCIGPHHKSSSGGGGGGCVPCLVPHADHSVRAPLTSCCGSSGGGDNLRGTPRTPRTPCTPTARRLCGVRSRTPRRGQAGCFPSSAPSAAATARTPRTPTTPIGRTQRACCVRGPGQGNTKLGRRRRWLRSTGQTTRRAARAGGDVKVYTTGLVEAAEEAVTKEEETSSNEEYALLCRQGFPREDVAAVTIQAYFRGHLARRAFKALKSLVRLQAVARGAYVRRQAEVAIHCMQAMVRLQMRVRARQMLTKPKEGQPLPS; via the exons ATGCCGAGAGCGCGAGCGCTTTCCTGCCTCATGTCGCCGCTCCACGGCAAGCGtcccgccggcgacgcacgCCGCAGCAGCGCCGCGTGCATATGCTGCATTGGACCTCACCACAAGTCGTcgtccggcggcggtggtggtggctgcgTGCCTTGCCTCGTTCCGCACGCCGATCACAGCGTGAGGGCGCCTCTCACCAGCTGCTGCGGCAGCAGCGGTGGAGGTGACAACCTCCGCGGCACCCCACGCACCCCCAGGACGCCGTGCACGCCCACGGCGAGGCGCCTCTGCGGGGTCCGCTCCCGCACCCCGCGCCGCGGGCAGGCCGGCTGCTTCCCGTCGTCGGCGCCTTCCGCCGCTGCGACCGCGAGGACGCCACGGACACCGACGACGCCTATAGGCCGGACGCAGCGCGCGTGCTGCGTCCGTGGCCCGGGTCAGGGCAACACGAAGctgggcaggcggcggcgctggctcCGGTCCACGGGCCAGACGACACGCCGGGCGGCGCGTGCGGGCGGCGACGTCAAGGTTTACACCACTGGCCTCGTGGAggccgccgaggaggcggTAACAAAGGAAGAAGAGACCAGCTCCAACGAGGAGTACGCGCTGCTGTGCAGGCAGGGCTTCCCCCGCGAGGACGTCGCCGCGGTCACCATCCAGGCCTACTTCCGAGGCCACCTG GCGAGGCGGGCGTTCAAGGCGCTGAAGAGCCTGGTGCGGCTgcaggcggtggcgcggggCGCGTACGTGCGACGgcaggcggaggtggcgatcCACTGCATGCAGGCGATGGTGCGGCTGCAGATGCGCGTGCGCGCAAGGCAGATGCTCACCAAGCCCAAGGAAGGGCAGCCCTTGCCCAGCTGA
- the LOC102711677 gene encoding glutathione S-transferase F11-like, whose translation MAPASVKVFGSPTSAEVARVLMCLFEKDVEFQLVRVDAYRGPHRMPQYLKLQPRGEALTFEDDNLTLSESRGILRHIAHKYAKQGNPDLIGTGALERASIEQWLQTEAQSFDVPSAEMVYSLAFLPASLPKQNDNGNCNGRGVVQAVNASSKRVAAGAPEGNPAASGGINGSKQQKEEEMRKLFEKSKKDLEKLLDIYEQRLEEANYLAGDKFTIADLSHLPNADRLASDPRSRRMFEARKNVSRWWNKISSRESWEYVKSLQRPPSTVIDAHATDGQHQHAPHAGEQHHGSNNHQHQQQQQHYRNEQVENYSTN comes from the exons atggcgccggcgagcgtgAAGGTTTTCGGGTCACCCACCTCGGCGGAGGTCGCCCGTGTGCTCATGTGCCTCTTCGAGAAGGACGTCGAGTTCCAGCTCGTCCGCGTCGACGCGTACCGCGGCCCGCACCGCATGCCTCAGTATCTCAAGCTTCAG CCGCGCGGCGAGGCGCTCACGTTCGAAGATGACAACCTCACCCTCTCTG AGTCGAGGGGAATCCTTCGCCACATCGCGCACAAGTACGCGAAGCAGGGGAACCCGGACCTGATCGGCACGGGAGCGCTGGAGCGCGCGTCCATCGAGCAGTGGCTGCAGACGGAGGCGCAGAGCTTCGACGTGCCGAGCGCCGAGATGGTCTACAGCCTGGCGTTCCTTCCGGCGTCCCTGCCGAAGCAGAACGACAACGGCAACTGCAACGGAAGGGGCGTCGTCCAGGCGGTGAACGCGTCGAGCAAGCGCGTGGCGGCCGGGGCGCCGGAGGGGAacccggcggcgagcggcggcattaacggcagcaagcagcagaaggaggaggagatgcggAAGCTGTTCGAGAAGAGCAAGAAGGACCTGGAGAAGCTGCTGGACATCTACGAGCAGCGGCTGGAGGAGGCGAATTACCTGGCCGGCGACAAGTTCACCATCGCCGACCTGTCGCACCTGCCCAACGCCGATCGCCTGGCCTCCGACCCGCGCTCCCGCCGCATGTTCGAGGCGCGCAAGAACGTGAGCAGGTGGTGGAACAAGATCTCCAGCCGCGAGTCGTGGGAGTACGTCAAGAGCCTGCAGCGCCCTCCGTCCACCGTCATCGACGCGCACGCCACCGACGGCCAGCATCAGCACGCGCCGCACGCCGGCGAGCAGCATCACGGCAGCAACAaccaccagcaccagcagcagcagcagcactacCGCAACGAGCAAGTCGAGAACTACTCCACCAACTAA
- the LOC102711951 gene encoding glutathione S-transferase F11-like translates to MAAGLQVFGQPASTDVARVLACLFEKNLEFELVRIDTFKKEHKLPEFIKLRDPTGQVTFKHGDKTIVDSRAICRYLCTQFPEDGNRTIYGTGSLERASIEQWLQAEAQSFDAPSSELVFHLAFAPQLNIPADESRIAENERKLQQMLNVYDEILAKNRYLAGDEFTLADLSHLPNSHYIVNARSPRGKKLFTSKKHVARWYEEISSRPSWKQVVKMQSEHPGAFE, encoded by the exons ATGGCGGCAGGATTGCAGGTGTTCGGGCAGCCGGCGTCCACCGACGTTGCCAGGGTCCTGGCCTGCCTCTTCGAGAAGAACCTCGAGTTCGAGCTCGTCCGCATCGACACGTTCAAGAAGGAGCACAAGCTTCCCGAGTTCATCAAGCTGCGG GATCCAACAGGGCAGGTGACTTTCAAGCATGGCGACAAGACTATTGTTG ATTCAAGAGCTATATGCCGCTACCTATGCACTCAGTTCCCAGAAGACGGGAACCGGACAATCTACGGGACGGGGTCGCTGGAGCGGGCGTCGATCGAGCAGTGGCTCCAGGCAGAAGCGCAGAGCTTCGACGCGCCCAGCTCCGAGCTGGTGTTCCACCTCGCGTTCGCGCCGCAGCTGAACATCCCCGCCGACGAGTCCCGCATCGCGGAGAACGAGAGGAAGCTGCAGCAGATGCTCAACGTGTACGACGAGATACTGGCCAAGAACAGgtacctcgccggcgacgagttCACCCTGGCCGACCTGTCCCACCTCCCCAACTCCCACTACATCGTCAACGCGCGGTCGCCGAGGGGGAAGAAGCTCTTCACCTCCAAGAAGCACGTTGCGAGGTGGTACGAGGAGATCTCCAGCCGCCCCTCGTGGAAGCAGGTGGTCAAGATGCAGAGCGAGCACCCCGGCGCCTTCGAGTGA